Genomic window (Helianthus annuus cultivar XRQ/B chromosome 3, HanXRQr2.0-SUNRISE, whole genome shotgun sequence):
TAgaaaaaaatcaataattagatcACTTAAATCTAAAATTTATTGTTTTAAACAAAAGGATAAAAAAAAGCAAATGAAATCTTTATGAATTATAAGTGCGAACCACTTCATTTTGCCAAGTTTAAACGCTTCTGAATACACTCGCTCCTCTGTTACAGCTGAAAATTTATTAATGGTCCAAGTGTAAGTATTCATAGTTGTTGGAAGCTTTGTCATCGACAGCCACCGATCCATTTTTGTAAACTCTGGAACTGCAGTAACCTCAACTCCAAAAACGCATGAATCATTGAAAAGGTACCCATTTTTACTCTCCGTAAAAGACTCCAAAGAAATTAATTTGTCAAAACCCCATGTTGTCTTCTTCCCATGGAACCTTGTCCGATGCCCATTCACATCTATAAACGCTTACATTAACAAAAGTGGTTACACTAATAGTATTACTAAAAACAATAGAATAATACATAGTCAAAGAATGAATGAAAGCAAAATAAACATACCTTGAAAGGTTACAAAATTGTGCTGTATATGATCATAAACAAAGAAAGTAACATCAACACAGACATCCCACCCTTGTAAGCAACTATCAGTGTTACATATTCCCACATACAAAGAAATGTGGCTACAATCATCGTCTTCACCATTTCCGTTTGGGTACAAATCTAGTCTCCTAGACATTTCAGTGATGGGAAAACATTAAAAACGGTTGGAGAAACTCTATATCAAtagtgaaaagtgtttaaaaatgTTTACCATTTGTGACCGCTAGCTTCAAAAATATCAGATTCAATTTTCGAGGTGTGATCTTCTGAAAGAAAAGAAAACGACTCGATCTTGAGCATATAGTGTGCCGGATCATGTTTTCTTTTCGATATGAACATGTCTGCTGCAAAAcaagatttaaataaaaacatatacATTGACTTGTAAACATAAAAGACGTTCACCATTGTCATATGATTGACTCTTTGCAATAGATTATTTAATTAGCATATAAAAGATCcccaaacccaaaaaaaaaaaaagcatttgTATTGCAGTCTACTTGAATGATCTGACATCTTAAATCTTACTTGATAATGTGCAAAATCAAGATACGTTTCAAGATTATAGAATACCTCAGAAATCTCCactgttttttttttgaacggccaacataAATTTTATTCATTACTAGCAAGGAACTAGTCACCAAAATTACAATATATCGAACCAAAACCACACCAGGTTACAACATCAGAACTGAATTAAACAAAAACTTTGAACCTGTTCCAGTCCTCCCATGTTATAGAAGCCACTTTCGATCGATTTTTTATCCACAAATAGCTCAACGACTTCGCTTCTTCCAGAACTTTAATAAACTCCGGCTGCAAATGGTTGAAAACAATCTCATTTCGCATCCGCCAAATACACCAGATTACAACCAAAACGATGGCGTGTATCGCTTTTCTCTTCTTCCT
Coding sequences:
- the LOC110931560 gene encoding ubiquitin carboxyl-terminal hydrolase 12, which encodes MSRRLDLYPNGNGEDDDCSHISLYVGICNTDSCLQGWDVCVDVTFFVYDHIQHNFVTFQDVNGHRTRFHGKKTTWGFDKLISLESFTESKNGYLFNDSCVFGVEVTAVPEFTKMDRWLSMTKLPTTMNTYTWTINKFSAVTEERVYSEAFKLGKMKWKLSLYPKGNKSYTHLSIYLGVHDAALLPDGWKVYAKYKIRVKCQGTGSDIQRETTNGWFDNATDSWGFSSFMPLSQLMDFENGFLLDDTLIVEVEVSVMGMLRNFI